A region from the Aliarcobacter thereius LMG 24486 genome encodes:
- a CDS encoding AAA family ATPase, with amino-acid sequence MFLQFTVNNFLSIKEKATFSMLDNSKEDKNSFSIRDYNLLRTSVIYGANASGKTNILKAMSFMRTLVLNKYKIIQSTDILPYSPFRLNTSTKESSSSFEMVFFIDEKKYRYGFELDSTTIYSEWLFEDEKGKEAKLFYRDIDEEDYVNNQKFKEGYSFFDKSNKKINIAQNQLFLWVCDRLANSTISKSILKWFSNFNMLDGTDSNGYMNFTLRKMEDEEFKKEIVNLVKTADIGIENIDLQEDDIHFDDVSKVQLPEFIKEEILKNGGVKSISINTSHKVFDDENNFITHETFELEKDESFGTKKFFKISAPVIDTLKNGKILLIDELDSSLHPILTKHLIKLFNDEKINKNNAQLIFTTHDTNLLKPTIFKREQIWFTQKDKYGSTNLYSMLEIKGVRASDDFEKHYIQGKYGAVPYIGEFEF; translated from the coding sequence ATGTTTTTACAATTTACAGTGAATAATTTTTTATCTATCAAAGAAAAAGCAACTTTTAGTATGCTAGATAATTCAAAAGAAGATAAAAACTCTTTTTCTATTAGAGATTACAACCTACTTAGAACATCTGTGATATATGGTGCAAATGCAAGTGGAAAAACAAATATTTTAAAAGCCATGAGTTTTATGAGAACTTTAGTTTTAAATAAATATAAGATTATCCAATCTACAGATATATTGCCATACTCACCTTTTAGACTTAACACTAGCACAAAAGAGTCTTCTAGTAGTTTTGAGATGGTTTTTTTTATAGATGAAAAAAAATATAGATATGGTTTTGAACTAGATAGCACAACAATATATAGTGAGTGGTTATTTGAAGATGAAAAAGGCAAAGAAGCAAAACTTTTTTATAGAGATATAGATGAAGAAGATTATGTAAACAATCAAAAATTCAAAGAGGGTTATAGCTTTTTTGATAAATCAAACAAAAAAATAAATATTGCACAAAATCAGCTTTTTTTGTGGGTTTGTGATAGATTAGCAAATTCAACTATATCAAAATCTATTTTAAAATGGTTTTCAAATTTTAATATGCTAGACGGTACAGATAGCAACGGCTATATGAACTTTACACTTAGAAAAATGGAAGATGAAGAGTTCAAAAAAGAGATAGTAAATCTAGTAAAAACAGCAGATATAGGGATAGAAAATATCGATTTACAAGAAGATGACATTCATTTTGACGATGTTTCAAAAGTACAATTACCAGAATTTATAAAAGAAGAGATACTAAAAAATGGTGGTGTAAAATCTATTAGTATAAATACTTCTCATAAAGTTTTTGATGATGAAAACAATTTTATTACACATGAGACTTTTGAATTAGAAAAAGATGAATCATTTGGTACAAAAAAATTTTTTAAAATCTCTGCCCCTGTAATAGATACTTTAAAAAATGGAAAAATACTTTTAATAGATGAGTTAGATAGTAGTTTACATCCAATTTTAACAAAGCATTTAATCAAACTTTTTAATGATGAAAAAATAAATAAAAACAACGCTCAACTAATATTTACAACTCACGATACAAATCTTTTAAAACCAACTATATTTAAAAGAGAGCAAATTTGGTTTACACAAAAAGATAAATATGGTTCTACAAATTTATATTCTATGCTAGAAATTAAAGGGGTAAGAGCAAGTGATGATTTTGAAAAGCACTACATCCAAGGTAAATATGGAGCAGTTCCATATATTGGGGAATTTGAGTTTTAA
- a CDS encoding RloB family protein produces MARKKLYTNNKEKSKDDFKRKKQIKEQVKSVLIACEDKISSPNYFKMIIKKLIEDKKITQDSLVIAKHEHVNPKGVLQDLLNHKKDDKTYKDFEHRWIVIDRDIARVNGGGHPKDDFLTALSEAKSKRVEVAYSNDCFEIWYLLHFVYRDTAISRDDVIKEVIKKLKDKNFATFSKLNKENIKTEAMTELIFNELLELQKTAIKNAKKLLKNYADLHNPELDNPSTRVFELVEILSNKIL; encoded by the coding sequence ATGGCTAGAAAAAAACTATATACAAATAATAAAGAAAAATCTAAAGATGATTTTAAAAGAAAAAAGCAAATCAAAGAGCAAGTAAAAAGTGTATTAATAGCTTGTGAAGATAAAATATCTTCTCCAAACTATTTTAAAATGATTATTAAAAAATTAATAGAAGATAAAAAAATTACTCAAGACTCTTTGGTAATAGCAAAGCATGAACATGTAAATCCTAAGGGTGTTTTACAAGATTTATTAAATCATAAAAAAGATGATAAAACTTACAAAGATTTTGAACATAGATGGATTGTAATTGATAGAGATATTGCTAGAGTAAATGGAGGAGGACATCCAAAAGATGATTTTTTGACAGCTCTAAGTGAGGCAAAAAGCAAAAGAGTTGAAGTTGCATATTCAAATGATTGTTTTGAGATTTGGTATTTGTTACATTTTGTTTATAGAGATACGGCTATAAGCAGAGATGATGTTATAAAAGAAGTTATCAAAAAACTCAAAGATAAAAACTTTGCAACTTTTTCAAAACTAAATAAAGAAAATATAAAAACAGAAGCCATGACAGAACTTATTTTTAATGAACTTTTAGAATTACAAAAAACAGCTATAAAAAATGCAAAAAAACTACTTAAAAATTATGCAGATTTACACAATCCAGAACTTGACAATCCCTCAACTAGAGTATTTGAACTAGTAGAAATTTTGAGTAACAAAATTTTATAA